DNA from Aquaspirillum sp. LM1:
GTGGCAGGCAAGGATTTTTTGATTTTTCAAGGAGCACACCATGCACGCATCCCACTGGACACCCCGCCTGAGCGCCCTGTTGCTGGCCTTGGCCGCCAGCGCGGCCTCCGCTGCCGGCCTGAGCGTCAGCGTCAGCCAGAACCTGTCTGCCGACCCGGCAGAGGTGTGGCAGGAAATTGGCCGTTTTGGCCAGCTGGCCTGGCACCCCGCTGTCGCCACCACGGTGGTGCAGGGCAATCCGGAAAAAGTGGGGGCATTGCGTGAAGTCACGACGGTGGACGGCGCGGTGCTGGTGGAAAAACTGCTGGCCAACGCCCCACGCCAGCACAGCCTGCGCTACCAGATTGAACGCTCACCCTTGCCGGTCAGCGGCTATGTATCCACGCTGACGGTGAAGCCAGGCCGGTTTGGCGGCAGCACGGTGGTGTGGTCGTCGCAGTTTAAGCGCACGGCGGCCATTGATGATGCCGGTGCCAAAAAACTGGTGAGCGGAATCTACACCAGCGGCTTGCAGGCGCTGGTGCAGCGTTTTGGCAGCAGCGACTGAGCGCGTCAGCCGTGCAGCAGCTTCCATAGCAGTTGCGTGGCAGTCAGGATCATCACCCCGGCAAAAGCTTTTTTCAGCTTGGCCACCGGCAAACGGTGCGCCAGCCGGGCACCAATGGGTGCCGTGCGCATGGTGATCAGGCACAGGGTGGCCACTGCCGGCAAGTACACAAAGCCAGCGGAATACGCCGGCAAGCCAGCGCGGCCCCAGCCGCTAAGCATGTAGCCCAGCGCGCCTGACAGTGCGATCGGCCAGCCCAGCGCGGCGCTGGTGGCAATCGCCCGCTGCATCGGCACATTGCACCAGGTCATGAACGGCACACTCATCGAACCGCCGCCAATGCCAACAAAACTGGAAATCAGCCCAATCAGCCCACCTACCCCGCTCAGGCCCAGCACGCCGGGCAGCGCCCGCCCGCCCTTGGGTTTGGCATCCAGCAGCATCTGCGCGGCAATCACGTAGGCATACAGCACAAAAAACCAGCGCAGTTCCCGGCTGGGCAACCAGCCGGCTACCTGAGTGCCCAGCAGGGTACCCAGCACAATGGGCGGGGCAAAACGGCGCACAATGGCCCAGTCCACCGCGCCATGCTGATGGTGGGCGCGCACTGAGGCAAAGCTGGTGAATACCATCACCGCCAGCGAGG
Protein-coding regions in this window:
- a CDS encoding sulfite exporter TauE/SafE family protein — encoded protein: MTWTMLLALAGMGVVAGILAGLLGVGGGLILVPVLVWVMEGSGMTQDVQHLALGTSLAVMVFTSFASVRAHHQHGAVDWAIVRRFAPPIVLGTLLGTQVAGWLPSRELRWFFVLYAYVIAAQMLLDAKPKGGRALPGVLGLSGVGGLIGLISSFVGIGGGSMSVPFMTWCNVPMQRAIATSAALGWPIALSGALGYMLSGWGRAGLPAYSAGFVYLPAVATLCLITMRTAPIGARLAHRLPVAKLKKAFAGVMILTATQLLWKLLHG
- a CDS encoding SRPBCC family protein, yielding MHASHWTPRLSALLLALAASAASAAGLSVSVSQNLSADPAEVWQEIGRFGQLAWHPAVATTVVQGNPEKVGALREVTTVDGAVLVEKLLANAPRQHSLRYQIERSPLPVSGYVSTLTVKPGRFGGSTVVWSSQFKRTAAIDDAGAKKLVSGIYTSGLQALVQRFGSSD